The nucleotide window GCGGGGTGGACCCGGCGGCAATCGACGGCGATGTTGAGGGCCAGCTCGACCTGATATTCGATCTAGCGTAGCGCTACGACGCTGGCATCGATATTCACCTACATGATGGCGGCGAGCTCGGCATTTACGAGCTTGAGCAGATTGCGGAACGCTGCCAGGCGCTTGGCCTTGTCGGACGCGTCGCCGTGAGCCATGCGTATGCGCTGGGTATGGTAGCGGAATCGAGTGCCGCCGCCACGGCTGAACAATTGGCGCAAGCTGGCGTCGCCATCATGACGGCAGCTTCGGGCTTCGGCGCGATGCCGCCAGTGAAATTGCTGTTGAAAAGCGGCGTGCTGGTATTCGCAGGGTCCGATAATATTCGCGACGCTTGGTCCCCTTTCG belongs to Pseudomonadota bacterium and includes:
- a CDS encoding amidohydrolase family protein, which encodes MYELEQIAERCQALGLVGRVAVSHAYALGMVAESSAAATAEQLAQAGVAIMTAASGFGAMPPVKLLLKSGVLVFAGSDNIRDAWSPFGNGDMLERALLIAYLSDMKSDVDLSAAFALATTKAALALGLENFGLHVGNPADLVVLRAASVQEAVVTHAARDLVIKGGRIRTA